A portion of the Ricinus communis isolate WT05 ecotype wild-type chromosome 10, ASM1957865v1, whole genome shotgun sequence genome contains these proteins:
- the LOC8268015 gene encoding probable F-box protein At5g04010 produces the protein MPLNMAKLRSYKPTASDAPPPPPQPPWEVVALVAHHLDPKILAIASCVSKSWYISTSSDHIWRPFCTAHYPSVSQLRLNNPLIPYNRLYAMAYTATKRRVKSPSKPQVSLDKLIFVINISAKKKSHSIINTAKPGSELDQHMYRGVFRFDIDANYYLHEAIEDVRISWHVVMEGWREVFTMMDVEGKVGFSRGGEGWFSAELPCPGCCLSDTMSSGVVADLKLRFSGDHGESESDGKVKVDKVSVGILSIVNWRYVSLENGLRYLQHFLVP, from the coding sequence ATGCCACTGAACATGGCCAAGTTGAGGTCTTATAAACCCACCGCCAGCGATGCTCCACCGCCACCTCCGCAGCCCCCGTGGGAGGTTGTTGCTCTTGTTGCTCATCATCTTGACCCAAAAATCCTAGCTATTGCTTCTTGTGTCTCCAAGTCATGGTACATTTCCACGTCATCTGATCACATCTGGCGCCCTTTTTGCACTGCCCATTATCCTTCTGTGTCTCAACTGAGACTCAATAACCCTTTGATCCCTTATAACCGCCTGTATGCTATGGCCTATACCGCCACCAAACGCCGTGTAAAAAGCCCATCTAAGCCCCAGGTTTCTCTCGACAAACTCATATTCGTAATCAATATAAGCGCCAAAAAGAAATCTCATTCGATTATCAACACAGCGAAGCCGGGAAGTGAACTGGACCAGCACATGTATAGAGGGGTTTTCAGGTTCGATATTGATGCAAATTACTACTTGCATGAGGCGATCGAAGATGTGAGAATCTCGTGGCATGTTGTGATGGAAGGGTGGAGGGAGGTTTTCACAATGATGGACGTGGAAGGGAAAGTGGGATTCAGTCGCGGCGGTGAAGGGTGGTTCTCGGCGGAGCTTCCATGTCCAGGGTGTTGCTTGAGTGATACAATGAGTAGTGGGGTAGTAGCAGACTTGAAGTTAAGGTTCAGCGGCGATCATGGAGAATCAGAAAGTGATGGGAAAGTTAAGGTTGACAAGGTGAGCGTGGGAATTCTGAGTATTGTTAATTGGAGATATGTGAGTCTTGAAAATGGTCTTAGGTACTTGCAGCATTTTCTCGTACCATGA
- the LOC8268016 gene encoding uncharacterized protein LOC8268016 isoform X1 — MRFCCPPSRNSKQKKIMARKKTSPSSHSPILIGNCEVTVESNNFSTSKSDPNSLHISTTRNSKIKISVREELNRRCCDDIEQSRAEEKILEVGKNLPLGEEYMFSLVNSKFSDSCYLQEILKMYTRELPTMNFAANTGKQSMFLEKCISNGKYCSLLLKSKFAEGSGVVIAAITYQIVPADTQYAEIPIAAVSSDYQRKGFGRLLYKELRKRLWNVGVRAIYCWGDKESEGFWHKLGFQSIAEVDKKGRAGRLPIKADVRRALCFPGGSVLMVSHLGEDISANDSELQKFHFPLRPQKLSSAIDISVHLGKDYNTLGTRDELIPRAESSHPEGLIREEGFCWNGDCEKLDTFGGLGCSKKSSGAGLEKIEADIDAKFCSCYTQNKRRRVWEASLSSLKSKKVKGSHQIDCTEYSGSDRMESCFNECSLAISKGNSFLEVSDTDPLTSNCMENNAKEGRSINMGSEAIVSRGLQSMGDNIQIMLMNIADEAKKIHLTKVIESLGGTVTSDGSISTHVVTGKIRKTLNFCTALCSGAWIVSSSWLKESFQNGRFVDEWPHVLHDEEYMLKYRTGLKDAILRAKARPKALLRGYDICISAHIQPPVKTLSAIVKSAGGNIVSGLNKISEASNAIFVGCEENMEEALSASKKGIQTFSSDWLMNCIMRQELDLQAFQFAESL; from the exons ATGAGATTTTGCTGTCCTCCCTCGAGGAACtcgaaacaaaaaaaaatcatggCGCGAAAGAAGACCTCGCCGTCCTCTCATTCACCAATCCTAATCG GTAATTGTGAGGTTACTGTGGAATCTAACAACTTCAGTACTTCCAAATCGGATCCAAACAGCCTTCATATTTCAACCACCAGAAactcaaaaatcaaaatctcag TGAGAGAAGAGCTTAACAGAAGGTGCTGTGATGATATTGAGCAATCTAGAGCTGAAGAAA AAATATTGGAAGTGGggaaaaatttacctcttggGGAAGAATATATGTTTTCCCTtgtaaattcaaaattttctgaTAGCTGTTATCTTCAG gagattttaAAGATGTACACGCGAGAACTACCTACAATGAATTTCGCTGCAAATACTGGAAAGCAATCAATGTTTCTAGAAAAATGCATCTCCAATGG GAAGTACTGTTCACTGCTTTTGAAATCCAAGTTTGCTGAAGGTTCTGGAGTG GTTATAGCTGCAATTACATATCAAATAGTCCCTGCTGATACACAGTATGCTGAGATTCCTATTGCTGCTGTCAGTTCAGACTATCAACGCAAG GGTTTTGGTCGCTTGTTGTACAAGGAATTGAGGAAGAGACTTTGGAATGTTGGTGTTCGTGCTATATATTGTTGGGGAGATAAGGAATCTGAGGGTTTTTGGCATAAACTG GGTTTTCAATCAATAGCAGAGGTGGACAAAAAGGGTAGAGCTGGCAGGCTGCCAATCAAGGCTGATGTCCGCAGAGCATTATGCTTCCCTGGTGGTTCAGTTTTAATGGTCTCTCATCTTGGTGAGGATATTTCAGCTAATGATTCAGAGTTGCAGAAATTCCATTTTCCACTGAGGCCTCAAAAGCTCTCATCGGCTATTGATATTTCTGTTCATCTTGGAAAGGATTACAATACTCTGGGTACAAGAGATGAATTAATTCCTAGAGCAGAAAGTTCTCACCCTGAAGGGCTAATAAGAGAAGAAG GATTCTGTTGGAATGGGGATTGTGAGAAACTGGATACTTTTGGGGGTCTGGGATGCAGCAAGAAGTCAAGTGGTGCAGGACTGGAAAAGATTGAAGCTGATATTGATGCTAAATTTTGCTCTTGCTATacacaaaataaaaggagGAGAGTTTGGGAAGCCTCATTATCCTCGCTGAAATCGAAAAAAGTGAAGGGAAGCCATCAAATCGACTGCACAGAATATTCAGGAAGTGACAGAATGGAGTCTTGTTTCAATGAATGCTCCTTGGCCATTTCAAAAGGTAACTCTTTTCTGGAGGTCTCTGATACAGATCCTTTGACCAGTAATTGCATGGAAAATAATGCCAAAGAAGGTAGATCAATTAATATGGGATCAGAGGCTATTGTGAGCAGAGGGCTTCAGTCAATGGGGGACAACATCCAAATCATGTTGATGAACATTGCTGATGAGGCTAAGAAAATTCATCTAACAAAG GTAATCGAAAGCCTTGGTGGTACTGTCACCTCTGATGGCAGTATAAGCACACATGTAGTCACAGGAAAAATCagaaaaactttaaatttctGCACTGCTCTCTGTTCAGG TGCTTGGATAGTCTCATCCAGTTGGTTAAAAGAAAGCTTCCAGAACGGCAGATTTGTAG ATGAATGGCCTCATGTATTGCATGATGAAGAATACATGCTCAAGTATAGAACTGGGTTAAAGGATGCAATTCTTAGAGCAAAAGCCAGACCCAAAGCTCTTCTTAGAGGGTATGACATATGCATATCCGCTCATATCCAGCCTCCAGTAAAAACTCTGTCTGCTATTGTCAAGTCTGCTGGTGGGAAT ATTGTTTCTGGACTGAACAAAATAAGTGAAGCATCAAATGCAATATTTGTTGGTTGTGAAGAAAACATGGAAGAAGCATTATCAGCTTCAAAGAAAGGAATACAGACTTTCAGCAGTGATTGGTTGATGAACTGCATAATGAGACAAGAACTGGATCTGCAGGCATTTCAATTTGCCGAGTCCTTATGA
- the LOC8268016 gene encoding uncharacterized protein LOC8268016 isoform X2: MRFCCPPSRNSKQKKIMARKKTSPSSHSPILIGNCEVTVESNNFSTSKSDPNSLHISTTRNSKIKISVREELNRRCCDDIEQSRAEEKILEVGKNLPLGEEYMFSLVNSKFSDSCYLQILKMYTRELPTMNFAANTGKQSMFLEKCISNGKYCSLLLKSKFAEGSGVVIAAITYQIVPADTQYAEIPIAAVSSDYQRKGFGRLLYKELRKRLWNVGVRAIYCWGDKESEGFWHKLGFQSIAEVDKKGRAGRLPIKADVRRALCFPGGSVLMVSHLGEDISANDSELQKFHFPLRPQKLSSAIDISVHLGKDYNTLGTRDELIPRAESSHPEGLIREEGFCWNGDCEKLDTFGGLGCSKKSSGAGLEKIEADIDAKFCSCYTQNKRRRVWEASLSSLKSKKVKGSHQIDCTEYSGSDRMESCFNECSLAISKGNSFLEVSDTDPLTSNCMENNAKEGRSINMGSEAIVSRGLQSMGDNIQIMLMNIADEAKKIHLTKVIESLGGTVTSDGSISTHVVTGKIRKTLNFCTALCSGAWIVSSSWLKESFQNGRFVDEWPHVLHDEEYMLKYRTGLKDAILRAKARPKALLRGYDICISAHIQPPVKTLSAIVKSAGGNIVSGLNKISEASNAIFVGCEENMEEALSASKKGIQTFSSDWLMNCIMRQELDLQAFQFAESL, translated from the exons ATGAGATTTTGCTGTCCTCCCTCGAGGAACtcgaaacaaaaaaaaatcatggCGCGAAAGAAGACCTCGCCGTCCTCTCATTCACCAATCCTAATCG GTAATTGTGAGGTTACTGTGGAATCTAACAACTTCAGTACTTCCAAATCGGATCCAAACAGCCTTCATATTTCAACCACCAGAAactcaaaaatcaaaatctcag TGAGAGAAGAGCTTAACAGAAGGTGCTGTGATGATATTGAGCAATCTAGAGCTGAAGAAA AAATATTGGAAGTGGggaaaaatttacctcttggGGAAGAATATATGTTTTCCCTtgtaaattcaaaattttctgaTAGCTGTTATCTTCAG attttaAAGATGTACACGCGAGAACTACCTACAATGAATTTCGCTGCAAATACTGGAAAGCAATCAATGTTTCTAGAAAAATGCATCTCCAATGG GAAGTACTGTTCACTGCTTTTGAAATCCAAGTTTGCTGAAGGTTCTGGAGTG GTTATAGCTGCAATTACATATCAAATAGTCCCTGCTGATACACAGTATGCTGAGATTCCTATTGCTGCTGTCAGTTCAGACTATCAACGCAAG GGTTTTGGTCGCTTGTTGTACAAGGAATTGAGGAAGAGACTTTGGAATGTTGGTGTTCGTGCTATATATTGTTGGGGAGATAAGGAATCTGAGGGTTTTTGGCATAAACTG GGTTTTCAATCAATAGCAGAGGTGGACAAAAAGGGTAGAGCTGGCAGGCTGCCAATCAAGGCTGATGTCCGCAGAGCATTATGCTTCCCTGGTGGTTCAGTTTTAATGGTCTCTCATCTTGGTGAGGATATTTCAGCTAATGATTCAGAGTTGCAGAAATTCCATTTTCCACTGAGGCCTCAAAAGCTCTCATCGGCTATTGATATTTCTGTTCATCTTGGAAAGGATTACAATACTCTGGGTACAAGAGATGAATTAATTCCTAGAGCAGAAAGTTCTCACCCTGAAGGGCTAATAAGAGAAGAAG GATTCTGTTGGAATGGGGATTGTGAGAAACTGGATACTTTTGGGGGTCTGGGATGCAGCAAGAAGTCAAGTGGTGCAGGACTGGAAAAGATTGAAGCTGATATTGATGCTAAATTTTGCTCTTGCTATacacaaaataaaaggagGAGAGTTTGGGAAGCCTCATTATCCTCGCTGAAATCGAAAAAAGTGAAGGGAAGCCATCAAATCGACTGCACAGAATATTCAGGAAGTGACAGAATGGAGTCTTGTTTCAATGAATGCTCCTTGGCCATTTCAAAAGGTAACTCTTTTCTGGAGGTCTCTGATACAGATCCTTTGACCAGTAATTGCATGGAAAATAATGCCAAAGAAGGTAGATCAATTAATATGGGATCAGAGGCTATTGTGAGCAGAGGGCTTCAGTCAATGGGGGACAACATCCAAATCATGTTGATGAACATTGCTGATGAGGCTAAGAAAATTCATCTAACAAAG GTAATCGAAAGCCTTGGTGGTACTGTCACCTCTGATGGCAGTATAAGCACACATGTAGTCACAGGAAAAATCagaaaaactttaaatttctGCACTGCTCTCTGTTCAGG TGCTTGGATAGTCTCATCCAGTTGGTTAAAAGAAAGCTTCCAGAACGGCAGATTTGTAG ATGAATGGCCTCATGTATTGCATGATGAAGAATACATGCTCAAGTATAGAACTGGGTTAAAGGATGCAATTCTTAGAGCAAAAGCCAGACCCAAAGCTCTTCTTAGAGGGTATGACATATGCATATCCGCTCATATCCAGCCTCCAGTAAAAACTCTGTCTGCTATTGTCAAGTCTGCTGGTGGGAAT ATTGTTTCTGGACTGAACAAAATAAGTGAAGCATCAAATGCAATATTTGTTGGTTGTGAAGAAAACATGGAAGAAGCATTATCAGCTTCAAAGAAAGGAATACAGACTTTCAGCAGTGATTGGTTGATGAACTGCATAATGAGACAAGAACTGGATCTGCAGGCATTTCAATTTGCCGAGTCCTTATGA